In Desulfobaccales bacterium, the following proteins share a genomic window:
- a CDS encoding phage protease — protein MERELILTLGGEELPEWIRVLPVGRVELADERPPFEVDQESLAAMVAAFEARGVDLVVDYEHQSLTGERAPAAGWIKELKAEADGLWARVEWTPQAQEYLRNREYRYFSPVLKLDPESRRPVALLQVALTNVPAMKSLEPLVARYGWEAAKSELAARLELGAEAKEEELWLRARQVWGEILALTGLGPEATVTELKAEIEALKTARGRVAALEAEVTALKEQVKEAAVAWEVEEALRAGKITPAQETWALDYCRRDLEGFRAFVAAAPKVVPLGEKFSLSREEKPLTGRLQPQELAVCRALNLAPEEFLKAKEASTAKKTTGR, from the coding sequence ATGGAGAGGGAACTGATCTTGACATTGGGAGGCGAGGAGCTGCCGGAGTGGATCCGGGTGCTCCCCGTGGGCCGGGTGGAGCTGGCGGATGAGCGGCCGCCCTTCGAGGTGGACCAGGAGTCGCTGGCGGCCATGGTGGCGGCCTTTGAGGCCCGGGGGGTGGACCTGGTGGTGGATTACGAGCACCAGTCCCTGACCGGAGAGCGGGCGCCGGCGGCGGGATGGATCAAGGAGCTCAAGGCGGAAGCCGACGGGCTGTGGGCCCGGGTGGAGTGGACCCCGCAGGCGCAGGAGTATCTGCGGAACCGGGAATACCGCTACTTTTCGCCGGTGCTGAAGCTGGACCCGGAGAGCCGCAGGCCGGTGGCCCTCCTGCAGGTGGCCCTGACCAATGTGCCGGCCATGAAGAGCCTGGAGCCTTTGGTGGCCCGCTACGGTTGGGAGGCGGCCAAATCCGAGCTGGCGGCCCGGCTGGAATTGGGCGCCGAGGCCAAGGAAGAGGAGCTCTGGCTGCGGGCCCGGCAGGTGTGGGGCGAGATTCTGGCGCTCACCGGTTTGGGGCCGGAGGCGACGGTGACGGAGCTGAAGGCGGAGATTGAGGCCCTGAAAACGGCCCGGGGCCGGGTGGCCGCGTTGGAGGCGGAAGTGACGGCCCTGAAAGAGCAGGTGAAAGAAGCGGCGGTGGCCTGGGAAGTGGAAGAGGCGCTCAGGGCCGGGAAGATCACCCCGGCTCAGGAGACCTGGGCGCTGGACTACTGCCGCCGGGATCTGGAGGGCTTTCGGGCCTTTGTGGCGGCGGCGCCCAAGGTGGTGCCGTTGGGGGAGAAGTTTTCCCTGAGCCGGGAAGAGAAGCCCCTCACCGGCCGGCTGCAGCCGCAGGAGCTGGCGGTATGCCGGGCGCTCAACCTTGCGCCGGAAGAGTTTCTGAAGGCCAAAGAGGCCTCAACAGCGAAAAAAACCACGGGGAGGTAA
- a CDS encoding Mu-like prophage major head subunit gpT family protein gives MIINAENLASVYTGLTAVFNNAFQTTETWYERVAMTVPAKTRIMDYKFLLDFPMVREWIGDRQVNAMEPKAFQVESKDWEATIEIDRNDIEDQQIGIYNPVVAALAQEARRHPERLIAALLKNGTTSPCYDGKNFFATDHPVGAGTASNYAAGTEAAWFLLDTSRAVKPFIFQVRREVQLVRMDRADDEHAFMRKKYRYGVDYRGAAAYGLWQLAYCSKQELNAANYAAARSAMMSLTNAEGMPLGVRPNLLVVPPNLEARAREILHAQFIVGDPASGGSKSNIWYGTADLLVVPELL, from the coding sequence ATGATCATCAATGCGGAGAACCTGGCCAGCGTCTATACCGGGCTGACGGCGGTGTTCAACAATGCCTTTCAGACCACGGAGACCTGGTATGAACGGGTGGCCATGACGGTGCCGGCCAAGACCCGGATCATGGACTACAAATTCCTGCTGGATTTCCCCATGGTGCGGGAGTGGATCGGGGACCGGCAGGTGAACGCCATGGAGCCCAAGGCCTTTCAGGTGGAGAGCAAGGACTGGGAGGCCACCATCGAGATTGACCGCAACGACATCGAGGACCAGCAGATCGGGATTTACAACCCGGTGGTGGCGGCTCTGGCCCAGGAGGCCCGGCGGCACCCGGAACGTCTGATTGCGGCCTTGCTGAAAAACGGCACCACCTCGCCCTGCTATGACGGCAAAAACTTCTTTGCCACGGACCATCCGGTGGGGGCGGGGACGGCCTCCAACTACGCCGCGGGCACGGAGGCGGCCTGGTTTCTGCTGGACACCTCCCGGGCGGTGAAGCCCTTCATCTTCCAGGTCCGGCGGGAGGTGCAGCTGGTGCGCATGGACCGGGCCGATGACGAACACGCCTTCATGCGGAAAAAATACCGCTACGGCGTGGATTACCGGGGGGCGGCGGCCTACGGCCTCTGGCAGCTGGCCTACTGCTCCAAACAGGAGCTTAATGCCGCCAACTACGCGGCGGCCCGGTCGGCCATGATGTCGCTCACCAATGCGGAAGGGATGCCCCTGGGGGTGCGGCCCAATCTCTTGGTGGTGCCGCCCAACCTGGAGGCCCGGGCCCGGGAGATCCTCCACGCCCAGTTCATTGTGGGGGATCCGGCCAGCGGGGGGTCCAAATCCAACATCTGGTATGGCACTGCGGACCTTTTGGTGGTGCCGGAACTGCTGTAA
- a CDS encoding capsid cement protein, with protein sequence MAALTQDRATPYREGIEIDFPVAANAKIFAGSLVCANASGYAVPASDTAGLKFLGVALERADNTGGANGAKVVRLRRTGVFEFNAASITQAMVGDPMYVKDDNTFDDAAGCTNDIKVGVLVKYVSDTKGWIDISR encoded by the coding sequence ATGGCGGCTTTGACTCAGGACCGGGCGACGCCCTACCGGGAAGGCATCGAGATCGACTTTCCGGTGGCGGCGAATGCCAAAATCTTTGCGGGCTCGTTGGTGTGCGCCAATGCCTCGGGATATGCGGTCCCGGCCTCGGACACCGCCGGGCTGAAGTTCCTGGGGGTGGCCCTGGAGCGGGCGGACAACACCGGCGGGGCCAACGGCGCCAAAGTGGTGCGCTTGAGAAGGACCGGGGTGTTCGAGTTCAACGCGGCCAGCATCACCCAAGCCATGGTGGGGGACCCCATGTACGTCAAGGACGACAACACCTTTGACGATGCCGCCGGGTGCACCAACGACATCAAGGTGGGGGTGCTGGTGAAGTACGTGAGCGACACCAAGGGCTGGATCGACATCAGCAGATAA